From Anaerohalosphaera lusitana, one genomic window encodes:
- a CDS encoding DUF3472 domain-containing protein yields MRICLAAVVILSGFGACFAGPAGELKPDYGQIGQDIELVSVPDEEQAYYQVQRTRDGQDQLFLTPNNGFFAEGRLMCGGEGLEIIKQDRLNQGKSFGFITGWNKGDIAEWGIWLENTGKLNAYVNTSGDNDAVFVIHLDGQREVFASKSGQNGQPTPAGWGRFSVKKNGFYKLKLECLKSGTGKSKVHWIELNGSSAEKGGVVRLRWRPSAAHTKFSSSKVEGPVRAWVMEMDAMLGEHGFYSPVTTPFGYYGPTWQANGKVGSGFNFSLWSYGRGKKEPPVDQLSHLLAVGSPKARFGGFGHEGTGVKVRGWAPLEGRQTQRQAIALRLEPGETYDTYYSYFHASDEKVWKLFGAGNKYNKNNTDPADKSLWVGSFIEVPGPAQRQRTGPYQRRMRYRGWVMNADGKWYPLDRMRNGNINRSTGLTHTKRGVNENGWFYLQTGGWKRYKGKPNKNFIEHPDPTELSEVPYMDREDVMTIQSMPCEIEILKAEIEADKLVLGFGIRGYGGQVTAYWGDKDCLTLTDRWQNSKVIADDANEGLNKVVISDISADSDLWVRLLLENDRGRFFTQKSSQAK; encoded by the coding sequence ATGCGTATCTGCCTGGCTGCAGTGGTAATCTTATCGGGGTTCGGTGCCTGTTTTGCAGGGCCGGCGGGGGAATTGAAGCCTGATTACGGCCAGATCGGCCAGGATATTGAGCTTGTCTCAGTGCCTGATGAGGAACAGGCTTATTACCAGGTGCAGAGGACCCGAGACGGGCAGGATCAATTGTTTCTTACACCTAATAACGGTTTCTTTGCTGAAGGCAGGCTCATGTGCGGTGGCGAAGGACTTGAAATAATAAAGCAGGACCGTCTGAACCAGGGCAAATCATTCGGGTTCATTACCGGCTGGAATAAAGGAGATATTGCTGAGTGGGGCATATGGCTTGAAAATACAGGAAAGCTGAATGCCTATGTAAACACAAGCGGCGACAATGATGCGGTATTTGTGATTCACCTGGATGGTCAGCGTGAAGTGTTCGCAAGTAAATCGGGTCAGAACGGGCAACCGACACCTGCGGGGTGGGGCCGGTTCAGTGTTAAAAAGAATGGCTTTTACAAACTGAAGCTCGAATGTCTGAAGTCCGGAACAGGCAAATCCAAAGTGCACTGGATCGAACTAAACGGCAGTTCCGCAGAAAAAGGCGGCGTGGTTCGCCTGCGATGGCGACCTTCGGCGGCTCATACCAAATTCTCTTCTTCTAAGGTAGAAGGTCCTGTACGTGCGTGGGTTATGGAAATGGATGCAATGCTTGGTGAGCACGGCTTTTATTCACCTGTAACTACACCTTTCGGCTACTACGGGCCTACGTGGCAGGCGAACGGCAAGGTAGGATCGGGTTTTAATTTTTCGCTATGGTCTTACGGCCGCGGCAAAAAGGAGCCCCCGGTTGATCAGCTTTCCCATCTGCTGGCGGTAGGCAGTCCGAAGGCAAGATTCGGCGGTTTCGGGCACGAAGGGACCGGCGTCAAGGTGCGCGGCTGGGCTCCACTGGAAGGACGCCAGACTCAGCGTCAGGCCATCGCGCTGCGTCTCGAGCCCGGTGAAACTTATGACACCTACTACAGTTATTTCCATGCGTCGGATGAGAAGGTCTGGAAGCTGTTCGGTGCGGGCAACAAGTACAACAAAAATAATACGGATCCAGCGGATAAGTCGCTGTGGGTCGGATCATTTATTGAAGTTCCCGGCCCGGCCCAAAGACAGCGGACAGGACCTTATCAAAGGCGCATGCGTTACCGCGGTTGGGTGATGAATGCGGATGGTAAGTGGTATCCGCTTGACAGAATGCGCAACGGCAATATCAATCGCAGCACCGGCTTGACCCACACTAAACGCGGGGTTAATGAGAACGGCTGGTTCTATTTGCAGACGGGTGGGTGGAAACGCTATAAAGGTAAACCCAATAAAAATTTTATCGAACACCCGGATCCAACTGAATTGAGTGAGGTGCCATACATGGATCGGGAGGATGTTATGACGATCCAGAGCATGCCTTGTGAGATTGAGATTTTGAAAGCTGAAATTGAAGCAGATAAGCTGGTTCTGGGTTTCGGTATTCGCGGGTATGGCGGTCAAGTAACGGCTTATTGGGGAGACAAAGATTGTCTGACGCTCACTGATCGCTGGCAGAATTCAAAAGTGATTGCCGATGATGCGAACGAGGGCTTGAATAAGGTGGTTATTTCGGACATCTCGGCCGATAGCGATCTGTGGGTGAGGCTACTGCTTGAGAACGATCGGGGCCGGTTTTTCACTCAGAAAAGCAGTCAGGCCAAATGA
- a CDS encoding endo-alpha-N-acetylgalactosaminidase family protein has translation MMARFWSVVLLAVFSFSASAGTISSNDLEVNLDTGFPGIESYSFKGETVDLGGSTANTVLLNKETFKPAVEFGVTGDDSAEYVMDFADIGVKLIMEVETSPEAISFTITDIIETSDFMVKRIEMPGLVLARGEGDSTAALANFPKASYASEKPEDRDVFGKVSQLSADQLRSSAPDGGKGTSYAFVSDGDVCAGIYTNVMEEDLRMIVNFAGEGENKTISVAPGEWQWRQVSFMTTVPPKVKLIVATDNNDDGEVTWQDGAIAYRRNTPKAYGAGTLKDHVIGHIAMNFGSQATNPFLRVLDNAKKVWLYTDGMGQHIQFKGYQSEGHDSSHPDYGGNVGRRQGGRDDLNFVMRRGHDFDVLSGVHINATEYHREAKNFNWDIANEGSIGWSWLDESYHTDYIYDSAFGTLYPRLEEMRADLPWLDFVYLDVFYGRGWPGWRMHTKTNDLGILQFTEFPGVMERAVIWDHVANDWTQAIWGKGDRSEIARFIYYSEKDTFRHDPLLRGTNCDGFMGWHAERDMLQTIKSAFTVNLPTKYLQHFELIKQTDDSALFDSGAKTEVEGEVSKIYGADGQFIGSCRYEKPKSRPVDNLVFIPWDPMTEEKIYHWNDKGGESDWTVPQSWSDVDSAYLYRLTDLGRVFEKEVPVISNNVKLTGIKAGTPYVLYRDIAGPLPQMEWGEGGLVADPGFDSHSFDYWEKAEDSADVKFQNNKFGQTELIMSSKGGKISQDIHGLEAGETYAASVWFSVKGEQPATIMVKDYEPTLELPAINKEMWTVSTSSGSGKAAIDGSVGSIWHTAYGKTTPKHPHHITIDFGKTLMLDGFVQTARTDMHNGVITDYSVQASTNGEDWNTVIEKDTFEYDGNEAKVMFDEPVKAKYFKLIALSEHRGGPWASVAELDVIGEPATATKDGGKPKIATVTRTIDSTDLTNFTDQSSKYMSNWHRMKVLFDVPEGVDSAEIVISAAEGKSDSAVFFDDVRVVKSGRSTPPEDAENVVLYEDFENVDEGWGPFMYGWKGPMNTHLSETNLPYTNDTIEGEFSLKTRHERHEGIIYRTVPATLKLQSNTEYRVSFDYLSDTTDRYTFIAASGSDDDGMVEQDLTNGAWEPTAESFVFETGTGSDWYIGVRKNSRENGILVIDNVLVEKVE, from the coding sequence ATGATGGCACGGTTTTGGTCTGTAGTGTTATTGGCGGTTTTTTCATTTTCTGCATCGGCGGGAACTATTTCGTCCAATGACCTCGAGGTGAATCTGGATACTGGATTTCCAGGCATAGAGTCCTATTCTTTCAAGGGTGAAACTGTCGATCTGGGCGGAAGCACAGCTAATACAGTTTTGCTTAACAAAGAGACATTCAAGCCGGCGGTTGAGTTTGGTGTGACCGGCGACGATTCGGCTGAGTATGTGATGGATTTTGCCGACATCGGCGTAAAGCTGATCATGGAGGTTGAGACGTCGCCTGAGGCGATTTCGTTTACGATAACGGATATTATCGAGACGAGCGATTTCATGGTCAAGCGGATCGAGATGCCGGGGCTGGTGCTTGCTCGCGGCGAAGGGGACAGCACTGCCGCTCTGGCGAATTTCCCCAAGGCATCGTATGCATCAGAAAAGCCCGAGGACCGCGACGTGTTCGGCAAGGTTTCCCAACTGAGCGCGGATCAGCTCAGGTCATCGGCTCCGGACGGGGGCAAGGGGACTTCCTATGCGTTCGTGAGTGACGGCGATGTATGCGCGGGTATTTACACCAACGTGATGGAAGAGGACCTTCGCATGATCGTCAACTTTGCGGGTGAAGGTGAGAACAAAACGATCTCTGTCGCTCCGGGCGAATGGCAGTGGAGGCAGGTCTCATTCATGACGACCGTGCCGCCGAAGGTGAAGCTGATCGTTGCGACCGACAACAACGACGACGGCGAGGTGACCTGGCAGGATGGTGCGATAGCGTATCGCCGAAACACGCCAAAGGCTTATGGGGCCGGTACGCTCAAGGACCATGTGATCGGGCATATCGCGATGAATTTCGGCAGCCAGGCGACTAATCCGTTCCTGAGGGTGCTTGACAACGCCAAGAAGGTCTGGCTGTACACGGACGGCATGGGCCAGCATATTCAGTTCAAGGGCTATCAGTCGGAAGGGCATGACAGCTCGCATCCGGACTATGGCGGAAATGTCGGACGCAGGCAGGGCGGCAGAGATGATCTCAATTTCGTCATGCGTCGCGGCCACGACTTCGACGTGCTTTCGGGTGTGCATATCAATGCCACTGAATACCATAGAGAAGCGAAAAACTTCAATTGGGACATTGCAAACGAAGGCAGTATAGGCTGGAGCTGGCTGGATGAGTCATATCATACGGATTATATTTATGATTCTGCATTTGGTACGCTTTATCCGCGACTGGAAGAAATGCGTGCCGATCTGCCCTGGCTCGATTTTGTCTATCTCGACGTATTCTACGGACGCGGCTGGCCAGGCTGGCGGATGCATACTAAGACGAACGACCTGGGCATTTTGCAGTTTACCGAGTTTCCCGGCGTGATGGAACGTGCGGTCATCTGGGACCACGTTGCGAATGACTGGACCCAGGCAATCTGGGGCAAGGGCGACAGGAGCGAGATCGCTCGATTCATATATTATTCAGAAAAGGACACATTCCGGCACGATCCGCTTTTGCGCGGCACTAACTGCGACGGGTTCATGGGTTGGCACGCGGAACGGGATATGCTTCAGACGATCAAGTCCGCCTTTACTGTCAATCTGCCGACGAAGTATCTGCAGCATTTCGAGCTGATCAAGCAAACCGATGATTCGGCTCTGTTTGACAGCGGTGCGAAAACCGAGGTCGAAGGCGAAGTCTCAAAGATTTACGGTGCTGATGGGCAGTTTATCGGCTCGTGCAGATATGAAAAGCCGAAATCGCGGCCCGTGGATAATCTCGTTTTCATTCCTTGGGACCCGATGACCGAAGAGAAGATCTACCACTGGAACGACAAGGGTGGTGAGAGCGATTGGACCGTTCCGCAGAGCTGGAGCGATGTGGACAGCGCGTACCTGTATAGGCTGACCGACCTGGGTCGGGTATTCGAGAAGGAAGTGCCTGTCATTAGCAATAATGTGAAACTGACCGGCATAAAGGCCGGGACGCCTTATGTGCTTTACAGAGATATCGCAGGCCCGCTGCCTCAGATGGAATGGGGCGAAGGTGGTCTTGTTGCTGATCCCGGATTCGACAGCCATTCTTTTGACTACTGGGAAAAGGCCGAGGATTCCGCGGATGTGAAGTTCCAGAATAACAAGTTCGGGCAGACTGAGCTTATTATGAGTTCGAAGGGCGGCAAGATCAGTCAGGATATTCACGGCTTAGAGGCCGGCGAGACATATGCCGCTTCGGTATGGTTTTCGGTCAAGGGCGAACAGCCTGCGACAATAATGGTCAAGGATTACGAGCCGACATTGGAACTGCCCGCGATCAATAAGGAAATGTGGACGGTTTCCACTTCCTCAGGCAGCGGCAAGGCAGCGATCGACGGCAGCGTTGGCAGTATATGGCATACCGCTTACGGCAAGACTACACCAAAGCACCCGCATCATATTACGATCGATTTCGGCAAGACGCTTATGCTCGACGGCTTCGTTCAGACCGCACGGACGGACATGCATAACGGAGTGATCACGGACTACAGTGTGCAGGCCAGCACAAATGGCGAAGACTGGAACACTGTGATCGAGAAGGACACGTTTGAGTATGACGGCAATGAGGCGAAGGTTATGTTTGATGAGCCCGTGAAGGCTAAGTACTTCAAGCTAATCGCTCTGTCAGAACATCGCGGCGGCCCGTGGGCGTCAGTGGCTGAGCTGGATGTGATCGGTGAACCTGCGACAGCGACGAAAGACGGCGGTAAGCCTAAGATCGCGACAGTGACCAGGACGATCGACAGTACCGATCTGACTAACTTTACCGACCAGTCGAGCAAGTACATGAGTAACTGGCACCGCATGAAGGTGCTGTTCGATGTGCCCGAGGGCGTCGATTCAGCCGAGATCGTCATTTCGGCGGCTGAAGGTAAGAGCGATTCGGCCGTATTCTTCGACGATGTCCGGGTAGTGAAGTCCGGCAGAAGCACGCCTCCTGAAGATGCGGAGAATGTTGTTCTTTACGAAGATTTTGAGAATGTCGACGAGGGCTGGGGCCCGTTCATGTACGGCTGGAAAGGGCCGATGAACACGCATCTGTCCGAGACGAACCTGCCGTATACAAACGATACGATCGAGGGTGAATTTTCACTGAAGACGCGACATGAACGTCACGAAGGCATAATCTACCGTACTGTTCCTGCAACGCTCAAACTGCAGTCCAATACGGAGTATCGTGTCAGTTTTGATTATCTGTCTGACACAACTGATCGGTATACTTTTATCGCCGCCAGCGGAAGTGATGACGACGGCATGGTTGAACAGGACCTTACCAACGGCGCCTGGGAGCCCACAGCCGAGTCGTTTGTCTTTGAGACAGGTACAGGGTCGGATTGGTACATCGGGGTTCGAAAGAACAGCCGGGAAAATGGAATCCTCGTAATCGACAATGTTCTTGTTGAGAAGGTGGAATAA